One Bradyrhizobium zhanjiangense DNA segment encodes these proteins:
- a CDS encoding ferredoxin yields MRIEVDKEKCVGGGQCVLAASEVFDQRDEDGVVVLLVDAPSAESHEKVRLAAALCPAAAIRVIERTADSTESLSGPP; encoded by the coding sequence ATGCGGATTGAAGTTGACAAGGAGAAGTGCGTGGGGGGCGGTCAATGCGTGCTAGCTGCGTCTGAGGTGTTCGACCAGCGCGACGAGGATGGCGTTGTTGTGCTGCTCGTTGACGCGCCGAGCGCCGAGTCGCACGAAAAGGTTCGACTGGCCGCGGCGCTGTGCCCCGCCGCCGCGATTCGAGTCATTGAGCGAACGGCAGACTCGACCGAGTCGTTGTCAGGACCCCCCTAG
- a CDS encoding ferredoxin: MVTRVNADRDRCVGGGMCALTAPNLFDQDNDGRVLLRAKGALNDADLEAARQAVSLCPSGALSLRDSTGDAGAGEPHLDTVARNDRLTARLSPRISETK; this comes from the coding sequence ATGGTGACAAGAGTCAATGCGGACCGGGATCGATGTGTAGGCGGAGGTATGTGCGCGCTCACCGCTCCGAACCTGTTCGACCAGGACAATGACGGTCGAGTCCTGCTGCGCGCTAAAGGCGCTCTCAATGACGCCGATCTTGAAGCCGCTCGACAAGCGGTCTCACTATGCCCATCGGGAGCGTTGTCGCTCCGTGACAGCACTGGCGATGCGGGGGCCGGCGAACCGCACCTCGACACGGTAGCGCGCAACGACAGGCTCACCGCGCGTCTAAGCCCTCGGATATCAGAGACGAAATAA
- a CDS encoding IS3 family transposase (programmed frameshift) — protein MKRARFTEEQIIAVLKEHEAGAKTADLARKHGVSEATIYNWKAKFGGMDVSEAKRLRALEEENAKLKKLLAEQMLDAAALRELLFKKMVGPAAKRAAVAHLQAVMSLSERRACSIVGADRKMIRYRFSRPPNAVLRGRLRDLANERRRFGYRRLFVLLRREGEPSGINRIYRLYREEGLTVRKRRARRKAVRTRAPILVEARPNARWSLDFVHDQFANGRRFRILNIVDDVTKECLGAIPETSISGRRVARELTAIVERRGKPGMIVSDHGTEFTCNAMLAWCKDAAIDWHFIAPGKPMQNGFVESFNGRMRDELLNETLFFDLVDARAKIANWVADYNLQRPHSSLKYLTPAAYAAHLTATDDRLRNPDQLRRSSVAPSAPLGVQNPETLTAAG, from the exons ATGAAGCGAGCAAGGTTCACGGAAGAGCAGATTATCGCGGTATTGAAGGAGCATGAGGCTGGGGCGAAGACAGCCGACCTGGCTCGCAAGCACGGTGTTTCCGAGGCGACGATCTACAATTGGAAGGCCAAATTCGGCGGCATGGACGTTTCCGAAGCGAAGCGGCTGAGGGCCTTGGAAGAGGAGAACGCGAAGCTGAAGAAGCTTCTGGCCGAGCAGATGCTCGATGCGGCCGCACTTCGCGAGCTCCTTT TCAAAAAAATGGTAGGGCCCGCCGCCAAGCGCGCTGCGGTCGCGCATCTGCAGGCCGTCATGAGCCTGTCGGAACGGCGGGCCTGCTCGATTGTGGGGGCGGATCGGAAGATGATCCGCTATCGCTTCAGCCGCCCGCCGAACGCAGTTCTGCGTGGCCGATTGCGCGATCTCGCCAACGAGCGGCGGCGTTTCGGCTATCGCCGGTTGTTCGTCCTGCTGCGGCGGGAGGGCGAGCCCTCGGGGATCAACCGGATCTACCGGCTTTACCGCGAGGAAGGGCTCACCGTCCGCAAACGGCGGGCTCGCCGCAAGGCCGTGCGGACCCGTGCCCCGATCCTGGTCGAGGCGAGGCCGAACGCGCGCTGGTCGCTGGACTTCGTCCACGACCAGTTCGCCAATGGCCGACGCTTCCGCATCCTCAACATCGTCGACGACGTCACCAAGGAATGCCTGGGCGCCATTCCGGAGACGTCGATCTCGGGGCGGCGCGTGGCCCGCGAACTGACGGCAATCGTCGAGCGACGCGGCAAGCCAGGAATGATCGTGTCCGACCATGGCACCGAATTCACCTGCAACGCCATGCTCGCTTGGTGCAAGGACGCAGCCATCGATTGGCACTTCATTGCGCCGGGAAAGCCGATGCAGAACGGCTTCGTCGAGAGTTTCAATGGCCGGATGCGCGATGAGCTACTCAACGAGACCCTGTTCTTCGATCTCGTTGACGCCCGCGCCAAGATCGCCAACTGGGTCGCCGACTACAATCTCCAGCGTCCCCACTCGTCGCTGAAATACCTGACCCCCGCGGCCTACGCCGCCCACCTCACCGCAACGGACGATCGGCTGCGCAACCCCGACCAGCTCCGCCGATCGTCCGTTGCTCCATCCGCGCCACTTGGCGTACAAAACCCCGAGACTCTAACTGCCGCTGGATGA
- a CDS encoding NAD(P)/FAD-dependent oxidoreductase — MTGGPVVIVGAGHAGFHIAASLRQFGFKEHICLVNDERHPPYQRPPLSKAYINGSVGPDSLLFRPEKFYREESIELVQTRVVAIDRQHLKLSLASGASLDYRHVVLAMGARNRLLDLPNANLPDVRYLRILDESENLCRVLPSRKRVVVIGAGFIGLEFATVARVKGLEVDVIELAPRVMARAVTAEVSDYFQARHRESGIRIHLGVHATSIEADGGKVTGVSLSDGRHLAADLVVVGVGVLPNIELAAEAGLPVASGVVVDEYLSTPDPNISAIGDCALFASSRFGGSMRLESVQNAMDQARCVAARLVGDRKPYDGLPWFWSDQCNSKLQIAGLITGHDQVVLRGDPARKAFSVFCYKFGKLVGIESVNRASDHIFGRRLLGMDRSLAPEKAADESFDLKSALA, encoded by the coding sequence ATGACGGGCGGCCCGGTTGTTATCGTCGGCGCGGGCCATGCGGGTTTTCACATCGCCGCATCCCTGCGCCAGTTCGGCTTCAAGGAGCATATTTGTCTTGTCAATGATGAGAGGCATCCACCATACCAGCGGCCGCCGCTCTCGAAGGCTTACATCAATGGCTCCGTAGGTCCGGACAGCCTCCTGTTCCGGCCAGAGAAGTTCTATCGCGAAGAGAGCATCGAATTGGTCCAAACCCGTGTTGTGGCAATCGATCGGCAACACCTAAAGTTGTCGCTTGCGTCCGGCGCCTCGCTCGACTACCGCCACGTAGTGCTGGCAATGGGCGCGCGCAATCGCCTGCTCGACCTGCCAAACGCCAATCTGCCCGATGTAAGATATCTGCGCATCCTCGATGAAAGCGAAAACTTGTGCAGGGTCCTTCCATCCAGAAAGCGCGTGGTAGTTATCGGCGCCGGATTCATCGGGCTTGAGTTCGCTACGGTCGCGCGCGTCAAAGGTTTGGAGGTCGACGTTATCGAGCTCGCGCCGCGCGTCATGGCGCGCGCCGTGACAGCCGAAGTATCTGACTACTTCCAGGCGCGGCACCGCGAGTCTGGCATCCGCATTCATCTTGGTGTGCACGCCACCAGCATTGAGGCTGATGGTGGCAAGGTGACGGGCGTCTCGTTGAGCGACGGCCGGCATCTGGCGGCCGATTTGGTCGTGGTCGGCGTCGGCGTTCTGCCGAACATTGAGCTGGCGGCGGAAGCTGGTCTGCCGGTTGCATCAGGCGTCGTCGTCGACGAGTACCTATCAACCCCCGATCCGAACATCTCGGCGATCGGGGATTGCGCGCTGTTTGCCAGCTCGCGATTCGGCGGCTCAATGCGGTTGGAATCGGTGCAGAATGCCATGGATCAGGCGCGCTGCGTGGCGGCACGCCTGGTCGGCGACAGGAAGCCCTATGACGGCCTGCCCTGGTTCTGGAGCGATCAATGTAACAGCAAGCTGCAGATCGCGGGATTGATAACCGGTCATGATCAGGTTGTTCTGCGCGGCGATCCCGCACGAAAGGCGTTTTCAGTGTTTTGCTATAAGTTCGGCAAGCTTGTGGGCATCGAGTCGGTCAACCGCGCATCGGACCACATCTTTGGCCGGCGCCTGCTCGGAATGGACCGTTCACTCGCTCCGGAAAAAGCCGCGGACGAGAGTTTCGATCTCAAGAGCGCGCTAGCCTGA
- a CDS encoding cytochrome P450, producing MTTRPQSDLRRSEPIRLPAEREWLNPSSELSNLRETQPLSRFRFPDGRVGWLVTNQELARAVLRDSRFTRLGAQSLPPEAFSGQIYYAIHQDPEFPDALRALVDRYRSDGRLADAFRDPGVLRAARECPLNSLPFFLKEAPEHTRFRRILAGYFTVRRVEEHRARIERIVADCLDAMQRLGPPLDLVETFALAVPTLVACEIFGVPTSDRDLFMQFTVRSTNPNATIEDILKVQDEFRTFISQIFARKRAQPATDLFGELVHNGELTDEELVATSVTLLQAAHSAIARTLAFSVFTLLRDRDRWNALRTQSGSIAHMVEELLRHTIAIQLVVRMPLEDVELGGTVIKAFETVGISFSAANRDPQVFAEPDRIDLARPEAAKQLTFGYGIHQCIGQHLARLELRVALTDLADRFPALDFAVPIEDITWTSDRDIYAPQRLPVSW from the coding sequence ATGACAACTCGGCCGCAGTCGGATCTCAGGCGCTCTGAACCGATTCGCCTTCCTGCAGAACGCGAGTGGCTCAATCCGTCGAGTGAGCTCAGCAACCTGCGTGAAACACAACCACTAAGTCGATTTCGGTTTCCTGACGGTCGCGTCGGCTGGCTCGTGACGAATCAGGAGCTTGCTCGGGCCGTGCTGAGGGATTCTCGCTTCACGAGGTTGGGTGCGCAGAGCTTGCCTCCCGAGGCTTTTTCCGGCCAAATTTACTACGCAATCCACCAGGACCCTGAATTTCCGGACGCCCTTCGCGCCCTTGTTGATCGTTACCGGAGCGATGGGAGGCTGGCCGACGCGTTCCGGGATCCGGGTGTCTTGCGAGCAGCCCGTGAGTGTCCACTAAACAGCTTGCCCTTTTTCCTCAAGGAGGCGCCTGAGCATACTCGGTTTCGGCGCATCCTCGCGGGCTATTTCACGGTACGTCGGGTCGAGGAGCATCGAGCAAGAATCGAGCGGATCGTTGCCGATTGTCTCGATGCCATGCAGCGACTCGGGCCACCTCTCGACTTGGTCGAGACCTTCGCCCTGGCAGTCCCAACGCTCGTAGCCTGCGAAATATTCGGCGTGCCAACAAGTGACCGTGATCTCTTTATGCAGTTTACGGTCCGCTCGACCAACCCTAACGCCACTATCGAGGACATTCTGAAGGTACAGGACGAATTTCGCACATTTATCAGTCAGATCTTTGCACGCAAGCGAGCGCAACCGGCCACTGATCTGTTCGGTGAGTTGGTTCACAACGGGGAGCTGACCGATGAAGAGCTCGTGGCCACCTCGGTCACCTTGCTGCAGGCAGCTCACTCGGCGATTGCCCGTACGCTAGCCTTCTCAGTCTTTACGCTCCTGAGAGACCGCGATCGTTGGAACGCACTCAGGACGCAGTCAGGGTCGATCGCTCACATGGTTGAAGAGCTGCTGCGCCATACTATCGCTATCCAACTCGTTGTTCGAATGCCTTTGGAGGACGTGGAGCTCGGCGGAACCGTCATCAAGGCGTTTGAAACTGTTGGGATCTCATTCTCGGCGGCGAATCGAGATCCTCAGGTCTTCGCCGAGCCGGACCGAATCGACCTGGCGCGCCCGGAAGCAGCAAAACAACTTACGTTTGGCTATGGCATCCACCAGTGTATCGGCCAACACCTCGCTCGCTTGGAACTGCGAGTCGCACTTACCGACTTGGCGGATCGCTTTCCGGCTCTCGATTTCGCCGTCCCGATCGAGGATATAACTTGGACCAGCGATAGGGATATCTATGCCCCGCAGCGGCTCCCCGTGTCTTGGTGA
- a CDS encoding ABC transporter ATP-binding protein, with the protein MEKGHAIEDIRQHGSNVGAAPDNLCGEEVIRMHNSTVLGGPISHAIGLMGISKTYGPVTALHPTDLSMVKGEFLTLLGPSGSGKTTLLNLIAGATGPTTGTILLDGRDITHMPPRERGIGMVFQNYALMPHMNVFDNVAYPLRCRHESTKTISIKVTEALERVGLRGFENRKPRQLSGGQQQRVGIARCIVYSPAIIMMDEPLGALDKNLREQMQGEIKRLHKDLRTTLIYVTHDQEEALNMSDRICLMRMGGIAQLGTPDELYFHPRNRFVAEFIGESNLIKGRVVGKDKVSIAGNRPIEVPIRECTEGCELLLMIRPERVCISGCGERIPNGSNALDGEVASTSFIGGMTRVTVKTDNGLNISAKMMSNRADSRPEPGARVRLCWSAVDMVVVDK; encoded by the coding sequence ATGGAGAAAGGGCATGCAATTGAAGACATTCGCCAACATGGAAGCAACGTGGGCGCCGCACCCGATAATCTCTGCGGTGAAGAGGTAATCCGGATGCATAATAGCACCGTTCTTGGTGGCCCAATCAGCCACGCGATAGGGCTGATGGGCATTTCCAAGACTTATGGCCCCGTGACGGCATTGCACCCCACCGATCTAAGTATGGTGAAAGGAGAATTCTTGACCCTGCTCGGTCCGTCCGGGTCCGGCAAGACGACATTGCTAAACCTGATTGCGGGCGCGACTGGGCCGACGACAGGCACAATACTGCTAGACGGACGCGACATTACCCATATGCCACCGCGTGAGAGGGGCATTGGAATGGTGTTCCAAAACTACGCTCTGATGCCGCACATGAATGTATTCGACAATGTAGCGTATCCCCTACGTTGTCGTCACGAATCTACTAAGACGATCAGCATCAAGGTAACGGAGGCGCTTGAGCGCGTCGGCCTACGCGGCTTTGAAAACCGCAAGCCGCGCCAGCTCTCGGGCGGCCAGCAACAGCGTGTCGGCATTGCGCGTTGCATCGTCTATTCGCCGGCCATCATCATGATGGATGAGCCTTTGGGGGCGCTGGACAAAAACCTGCGCGAACAGATGCAGGGGGAAATAAAGCGTCTCCACAAGGATCTGAGAACGACGCTCATCTACGTAACCCACGATCAGGAAGAAGCCTTGAACATGTCCGACCGCATCTGCCTGATGCGGATGGGAGGGATTGCCCAGCTTGGGACGCCGGACGAATTGTACTTCCACCCACGCAACCGCTTCGTCGCGGAATTCATAGGCGAATCGAACCTGATCAAGGGTCGGGTAGTCGGCAAAGACAAGGTATCGATCGCCGGAAATCGGCCCATTGAAGTTCCTATCAGGGAATGCACAGAAGGCTGTGAGCTCCTACTTATGATTCGACCGGAGAGAGTGTGCATCAGCGGCTGCGGTGAGCGTATTCCAAATGGCAGCAATGCTCTTGATGGCGAAGTCGCAAGCACTTCGTTCATTGGCGGTATGACGCGTGTAACGGTCAAGACCGACAACGGTCTTAACATTTCGGCCAAGATGATGTCCAATCGTGCCGACTCGCGGCCCGAGCCGGGCGCGCGTGTACGCCTGTGTTGGTCAGCAGTCGATATGGTGGTGGTCGATAAATGA
- a CDS encoding helix-turn-helix domain-containing protein, with protein MLGTERILVDSSFVMDETRSCMMAGWRRAVELAMTDEVIAELTSVSRSRTERVSRVERARMLLAYREDPSFLAVARNLGAHHQTVQRCVERAMAYGPLAALDDRPRPGKEPTITPQAKAWLVSLACDKAKEHGYPHEIVDDAAAGPPCARARTGGRT; from the coding sequence ATGCTTGGAACCGAAAGAATCTTGGTGGATTCCTCGTTTGTGATGGACGAGACGAGGAGTTGCATGATGGCAGGATGGCGGCGTGCGGTCGAGCTGGCGATGACCGACGAGGTGATTGCGGAGCTGACGAGTGTATCGCGTTCGCGAACGGAGCGTGTGAGCCGGGTGGAGCGAGCGCGGATGCTTCTCGCTTACCGTGAGGACCCATCGTTTTTGGCGGTGGCGCGAAATCTTGGAGCGCATCATCAGACCGTGCAGCGCTGTGTCGAGCGAGCGATGGCCTATGGTCCGCTGGCGGCGCTGGATGACCGGCCGCGCCCAGGTAAGGAGCCGACGATCACGCCGCAGGCCAAGGCCTGGCTGGTGTCTTTGGCGTGCGACAAGGCCAAGGAGCACGGCTATCCGCACGAAATTGTGGACGACGCGGCTGCTGGCCCGCCATGCGCGCGAGCACGGACCGGAGGCCGGACGTGA
- a CDS encoding IS630 family transposase, with amino-acid sequence MPGVHPALARDFEYRRHGTLSLLAGIDLLTGKVHALVRDRHRSREFVEFLKLLDAAYPASTAIKLILDNHSAHISRETRAWLDTRPAGRFEFTFTPKHGSWLNLIESFFSKFARSVLRHIRVTSKHELKERIMAGIDDVNRHPVIHTWSYKLAEAA; translated from the coding sequence GTGCCAGGCGTCCATCCGGCCTTGGCGCGCGATTTTGAGTATCGACGCCATGGCACGCTCAGCCTGTTGGCAGGGATCGATCTTTTGACTGGGAAGGTCCACGCTCTTGTCAGAGACCGCCACCGCAGCCGCGAGTTCGTCGAATTCCTCAAGCTTCTCGACGCGGCCTATCCGGCGAGCACGGCGATCAAGCTGATCCTCGACAATCATTCCGCACACATCTCGAGAGAAACCAGAGCCTGGCTCGACACACGACCCGCAGGCCGCTTCGAATTTACGTTCACGCCCAAGCACGGCTCCTGGCTCAACCTCATTGAGAGCTTCTTCTCCAAATTCGCCCGCTCCGTCCTGCGTCACATCCGGGTGACCTCAAAACATGAACTCAAGGAGCGCATCATGGCCGGAATTGACGATGTCAACCGCCATCCGGTCATCCACACATGGTCCTACAAGCTCGCCGAGGCCGCCTGA